In Cyclopterus lumpus isolate fCycLum1 chromosome 5, fCycLum1.pri, whole genome shotgun sequence, the genomic stretch tGAAACTCTAACCAGTAACATCAGATTCATTACTAAAGGAAAAATTAGGAACTGGTCTCCATAAACAAACTGTGTCATAGGAAGTCTGCGTAACTCGGCTCTGGCATCTCTGTAAACTTCAGCCCTTCCCATTACCTTTAAAGGAGTGTGTACCCTGAACTAAATATGGACATGCACTTTCACAGGATTTTAAAGAATGTCCCAGCCTCGCAGTCCACTTTGATGATGCGAGGCTCCTGCAGTTCATCACTGGTACCCCTCACTGCAAGACTGAGAGTCTAGCCTCTTTGCACTAGGATTGATGCCTCTGGTGGCTTTTTGGTGAGCAGGAGGTCACGGGATAGCAGGACGCCAGCTTTGACCTATGGGGATACTTCTCAACATCGGAGAGAGATTACCCAATAATCAGATTTGAAGCATCTCCAAACAAACCAAATTTCTCTCCAGCCTTTTACCCCATATTTTTGCTTTAGCAACCATGTCcaggagaaaggtgagaggcCTGACCCGTACGGGCCGCCAGGTCAGCGAAGACCCAGACCTGGACAACCTGCTGTCCACTCTCTCcccggaggaggtggaggagctggagaaggacaTGATGAAAGTACCAGACATCAAGCCAGAGGACGGGAAGATCCTCGCCCAAGGGGAGAGCCAAGCTGCGCAGCAACCTATAAGCAACAATGTCCGGGACGTTAAACAGGACGGCAGGCGCGAGAGTGACCGTAAAGGGAAGCTCAGCGAGAGGGAACAGTCATTTGAGGTTTGTGAATAAACCCATTACTCTTTTAAGATGTTTGTATTTGAGATATTTGTTAAATCGAAAATGACCCGCTAATTTGGATGAGTTTATCAAATcgaaaaacaatgtttacatgTATGACTGATAGATTTCAAGCATTCTGGAACATCCACCGTCCCTGAGGAACTCTAATGATAGCCCTCGTGTGCCCGGTTTCATTTGGCCTGAAGTAAAGCACCAACTGGACCCCAAGTCCATCAGATCATAAATAGTTTAGCGTTGGCTTCTATTCCCCTCTGATTCTTTCATGCATTTCACATTCTTAATCCTCCTCACACAAGAGGAGAACCGGCATCAGTGTTCCTTTTATTTCCGATGACATGCTATACAAGAGCTGCTTAGTTGAGTGTCAGGGTGCCAGGTTTCTTGCAGTTTGTATGTTTAAAGCAGAGGCACTTCAGTCGATAGAGCGGAGGCCCTGCGGAGCTTCTTAATCCCGGCCTGATGGAATTCCTTGGTTGATTGCTCCTACGCTCACTGCCTTTTAAGGATACATCTGCCAGGGCCACGGCCCCAGACAGCAAAACAGATGGAGACTCACACATCAAACACTCTGCAAGCTACTCGctgcaaatatttaaaaaataaaagaaaaaaaggctcctCGTCCTTTTGCTGACTGTCAACACACCCTGCCATATTGTGtcagggagagtgtgtgtttacagtgagCAGATGGACGAGGAACTGTTTGACAGTAACAGGAATACAGTATTTGTATGGGTTACATCATACTATACATGCCATgcaatatgtactgtatgtatgtaagaACAAGTTCTGTATATCCAATATACTATTTTACTTATGCCACAGGTCTTGACAACCTGTGATTTATTTTGGTCTACATCCTTTCTCACACTCCATTTTGGACCTCCTGTTTGGTTTtgataatagtatatatatttaactgcTTTACTTTCTGACATTGCTCATATTCGTCCTACTGCAGGGTGAGACAAAGAAGGAGAGCCGGAAGCAGGAATATCTGAGGAAAATGGGCCTGAGCCAGGAGGGGAATGACGACGTGACAGCAGGACTACAAAGACAAACTAGTGTCTCAAGTGAAAGAGACACTAAGGTCGACAACAGAAACAGCAAAGGTCCAGAAAGTTTGAAAGAGGAACGAAGTCGGCTTTCGAGTAGATACTCGAAGCAAGAAAGCAGAGAGAGTGACGTGAAGGAGGAGACCAAAGAGAAACACGAGGACAAGATAAGAGACCGAAGAGAAAACAGGGAGAGCACGGGTAGCAAAACAAAGGATATGATTTCAAAGTTAcaggaaagaaaagatgatGGCAAAGACAAGAAAGAAGACTGCAGGAGAAGAGATGAGAGCAAAACCAAAGACATTATCTCGAAGCTACGAGAAAAGCACGAGAAGGACACGGgcaaggaaaaagagagaagatcTGAGAGTTTCAGGACACAAGGCCTCGTCTCCAAAATGTTGGAAAAGCAGAGCAAAGAAAGCCCGGCCCCGCAGAGTAAAACCGAAGAGAAGAAGCCTcaagcagaggaggaaaaagctgAAGATAAAAACAAGCCCGATGCCAAACTTGAGCGACAGCCATCAGAGAGGGGTGAAGTGCAGGTGAAACACGACAAGGCAGAGAAAAGAACAGATCGAGAGGAGCTGGTTAACCACAGTGACCAcgtgaaagagaaggagaagaagatcgGCATGGAGGAGAAAGtagaggagaaaaaggaaaaagaggagagtAATGGAAAAGAAACGGAGAAACTTGGCAACTGTGTGGCCAAAAAAAGCCCCAACAGCAAGgcgaaggaggaagaggaggaggacgaagactcCAGCATGTTTGATGAGCTGATGGAGCAGGTTCGCAGCAACGACCCCACCCTCACGGAGCTCAATGTCAACAACTCGGAGGTCATCAAGACCAAAACACTCATGGAGTTTGCAGAGGCTTTGCACAAGAACAGCCATGTGAAGAAGTTTGCAATGGCTAACTGCCGGGCAGACGACCATGTGGCTTATGCCATCGCGGGCACGCTACGCAGCAACAAGACCATCACCAGCATCAACGTGGACTCCAACCATCTCACTGGCAAGGGCATCCTGTCTCTGATCCAGGCGCTGCCACACAACTGCACGCTGACCGAGCTTCGCTTTCAAAACCAGCGTCACATCTGTGGCGGGAAGACCGAGATGGAGATGACCAAGATCCTGAAAGAGAACACCACCTTGCTCAAACTGGGCTACCACTTTGAGTTAGCTGGACCCAGAATGACAACGACAAACATACTGAGTCGCAACATGGACCGACAGAGGCAGAAGCGCCTGCTGGAGCAGAAGCAGGCCCAGGCCAACGGGGAGAAGAAGGGGGCACTGGAGGTACCCAAGGTTGGGGCTGGAGGGTCTCTGAGAAACTCGCCCAGAGCTTCCCCTAAACCGTCTCCCATACCGTCCCCTGTGCCATCACCAAAGCTGACTCCtaaaagaggagctggaggtccggctccaccaccacctccgcctcctcctggGTGTggacctccccctcctcctcctcccatgcTGGATGTAGACTCCCTGAGGAACTCTCTGACCCCGGTGTCGCAGAGGAAACTGGATGGAAAAAGCCCGGGCGGTTGTAAGAACTCAAGAGACCAACTGCTTGACTCGATCAGAGGAAACAATAAGAAACAACTCAATAAGGTATGTAAGATGGGTTTATGGATTGGTTAGCTCCGCCACAATATATCCTCACAGACTTCCATTTTATTTCCCCCCACAGGTGCCGGTGCCAAAGTGGTTGCAGTAGTATTTCCTGTTGGAATatgaagtgaaaaaaagaagagagagggagaacagaCATTTCGCCACAGTTTTTTTTATGGTGTTAATCTCCAGATAACCCCGGATGCAGTCGAAGAACTGTGCTGCGGGACGGATGGAGAAGGTGAGACATGAGATGCCCATCGATTGGATGACCAGCACTCACAATGAGTTCTCCCCTCAAACACTGGACCAAAAGGACTCTGTGGAGAATGAGGGATGCAGGTTTCTCTATTAACCGACTGCAAAGAGTGCCATGagtgttgtggttgttgttgttgtcttcagTACATATTGACGCTTTGCTGGTTATTTGCACTAGATAATATGAAGCTGGGAGTGTGCGATAAGCTTATTGACGAGAGATTCAAATAACACTTTAGAAAATTATAATATACAAAAGGTTTTTCAGCGATATAGTGGACATTAATTtgaccatttatttatttgtggagAGAGAATCCACCTCATATTTGTAAGTTGTAAATCTGTTCAAACTGGGAATTCTGAAATGGCGTTAATATCAGGGAATTAACAAACATGGCGGCCTGACTTAAAAAAATCTGggtaagaaaaaagaaaaggtgggTCACGGTGGTCTTTGATTGTGTGTCTCATTGCCAAATCTCATGACATCTCAGGCAGGATTTGATGGATTGGAAAGCAGCCCAGTGGAATCCTGGTGCATGACGAAAGAATTTTAGCATGGAAAGATTACATAATGCATTTTTATCAGGAAGTGCAAATGGCTGTCCTTCGGTATCTGATGTTATAATTTGTACAGAATCATTGTAGCATGGGTGTTTGAATACCTTACATAACCTAATGTCTTAACCTTAGGGGGATTTATGAAACCATTACTGGCTTATAGCAACCCTCCTGTTGATGTATGCCTTTATGTACTTTTAAGTGAATGTCATTTCAAAAGGAATTTAATGATGATCATAATTCAGAGGGGCACTCATATGTGCACTGTGTAATGAAAGATTACACATGCCTTTCTTACAGAGCCTGTATGTCTTCAATAAAatattctgtatgtttgcaATGAAAAGTCACAAGTGTAATGTTATGCCTTATATAATAAGGATAATATGACCAGTATGTGTAAAGTTAAATACAACTGACATTTATAATATGTTCCAGTATTAGAAATCaaggtatgtatatgtattaatatatatagaaatatactgtatattgaatGAGCTTCAGTTGGCTTATAGGGTCTATAAAATCATTCACTCTTAACAATATACTCAAGTATTTCTATTTTCACTGTCACTTCAGGTCTAGCTGTTGCAATGAAGATATGCAAAGTATATACATAGccatatatagatatgtatccATAGTCAACTAACCTGCAGCATACATAATATAAAGGAATCCTGTAATACATGCATGTAAGCCCTGACAGCTAAGTTACTTATATTCATTTGCAGAATCTCTCCATCATTATACACCCATTTACACGCCTGTGCTTCTGCAACCATAAAACCAGACCATTTCTCCACATTACACGTTCAAAGCTGTAGAGAAACGGAATAGGAGCTGTGTAGGGTTGACCCTCCAGCTGGTGAGGCAGCCATCAACCTGAGAACAGCACCACCAGGAGCGGGACAGTTTATGTCTCCATATCCCTGCCTCAGCCTCAACCTCTGGGTCCATGAAATGCCTATATTTGGGCATTTCTCAATGAAAGCTTGCTCTGCAATTCATTCCTTTCTCGTTCCTAATAATGGGCTGCAGGCCAGCGGTCTGCCTCTCGGCTGTAGCTGCTCCCCTGACCAACAGCACTGATCTTAGACGGAGGAGAAAGTGGGGAAGGACTGACAACGGTTAACTGTATAGTTGAGTCTCAGGATGACTGTTCTAAGGGTTCCTAACTGAGCATGGCTGAATAACCTGCTAGAaatcaaatgtgatttaaaacaaatgaattgaaGAATATGTAACATGCAAGCACATTGTCAGCTAATATAATAAAGGTTAAAACAATACTATCGAGAATAGCTCAtttcagaaacatatttattatattattggattataaatATTGGTCGTCATTTTAATGTTGCAACTGTCAAAGGTTGAGCTATTCTAACTAATTTCTCTACTGTAATCTATACTAATACGTCATTTATAcagttattatattttgtattaacaatcttaatctgcaaagtaaccaATGACGAAAGCTTTAAAATCAATGCAACGGAACAGTTTTTAGCTAACATTCCAATAAAATATTGATACAAATTATAACATTTTAAGCTGATTTAATGATGTTAAAATAAACTTGAACTTCTTACCTTTCGAGctaaatataattttaattaTTAGAGTTAGCTTTGCGTTTACTAGAGTAGGTAAAATGACGCTAGAAAAAGGACCGTAGTTCtgtccttcacaataagatatcAAGCTTCAAGAATTGCAAAGTATGCAATAAAAGCTccttaagataagataagataagataagataagataatcctttattagtccctcagtggggaaattacaggattagtTAGTTTCCATTTGAGTGTATACCACCACCTGTTGGATAAATTAAATGGAAcagaaactgtctctctcttaaatgtatgagaagaaatacaaaaataaatatataatacaaaatatatttatacagagtTTGTTTAACGTATTATTCcttttataataacaattgtgTAACAGAGTAAACATGTATACTATAGAAAATACTCCATCTGCATGTgtaaaacaataacacactcaaTAGAACAACATACTGTAACAAATCGaatcagatcagtctcaataattgcaaatgcacacagagagaggtaactgtatacatatacatacacagacagagccctggattttctacaacacgtggtgtttgctgtcagatctaagagccaatcagctctctgatgtggcgacagccaggcgtttcccatcatgcactgggccacgcagtcGATGGAGAGCTCCTGCAGCGCCTGGCTCTAAAATCGACGGAcgcctcgctctcgtgagagtatcgttgaccacgtgtgcatgacgtcagagcaagtcggacACAAACCCGCATACATTGTGCGCCGTTTGCCGGCGATCGATTCTGCGCAgaactggctcatctcgaacAAGCCTATTCTCGCACACcggtctcacagactgtatgcagagccttgtggtacattgtggtacattgttgtacagtgtcggcgatgcagaaagCCGCCGTATGCTGTGTTGTTAAGagactcatggatgtgttcattacgttccatggccatgtccgagtaaatgcaatacaagtgatatatggtcatctccacatacatgtatatacatattatctacttgttctgaaagagttgagatagtttagatctcattgggtgatgcacatttaaagaaatatagtCGGATTGATTGGGGTGATGAGAACACCAAAAGCagtgcgagtagattccatgcaaagtcaatgcacagacgaatggatgcgaataaaaaGAGGgttttcatccacttatctagacgtagtcggtgaaagttagCTTTGGCATTGGAGCTTTAGGGTCAACCATCAGTAAAACAACACTGATTAATAAAACAACTGCTCGAGTAGGCTACGGGATCACCGAAGTCCCAACACATATTCTTTTTCTAATGCTAAATAAAACTCAGGATTACAAAGCAACAAACTAAAATGTGGATTCCCCTTACCAAATAAACAACCTGTTTCCTCAATGTTTACATCTCGCTCAAGCGAACCTGTTTTGTATGCAAGTGGCGCTTTGCCGAAAACACACGAAACGCTCCTTTAAGGATCACGTTGCGTGGTGACGTCACACCGCCGATACGCGTAACGTCAGAGGGAACATCGAaagaacaagatggaggagTATGCCAGAGAACCATGGTGAGTCttaaaaccaaataaaatagCCATTTTTACCTTCTGCTTTACCAAGTCCTCTCTGTGTAAGTCTCTGTGATAAGTGTAACCACTTTCAGTGGTTACACTTATCTTCATAGTACAATACGCGGTCCGACACGAAACGGATCTAATCCGGCTAGCGACCTGTCGTTAGCACATATGTTAACTCTACATAGAAACGTAATGGCGCTTTGTGCTAGCATCAGACCGTCGACGTTACATCACGTTGTTAGTGACCTTGTCGGTTTACTGCCTCACATGTCATTACATCTAGCTAGTTCATTGACTCGGGCCACTGAGTGTACGATGATTATTAGTATTACATAGAAGCATTATGATCTACAGCGAAGCTGTCACTATTTTATCAGTGCAGTTGATCACGTAACCAAGTGGCTTTAGTGTATTGCTAAACTagattagctagctagctgcctGCCTGTGTTATCTGTTGGGGGCAAACTATGATTACGCAACAACTGCTGACGGAGACTTGTCCAATGTATCTTGAAACACAGGAACTGAATTTAATCGTATCGATGTTGATGTCTTCATGTTGCCAGGGTTACATATCAGTGACACTAGCAATGTTTAATGTGAGTAGTTTttgaaaagaatgaaaataaacctTTCTCAATGTACTTTACTTTCCTGACATTTAAGGTTAGAAAGAGCAATGTAATGCTAATCATCTTTAGTTTTCCTGCTTAAGTAGAGATGCCCATAATCTAAAAAAACAGTGAAGATTGATTTCTAAGTTTTTTTCTTGACATGCCGTTTTCATGTAATGTGatcatattgtattttaaatgtcattgtcCAAATTAAACACTGTCAGTAAACTTTTAGGATAAGCTTTAGTTTATTTGCAAATTAACAATATTAAAGTGCTTGTTCCTCTACACTTACCCTCTGCCTCCAATCCATACTCATGAGGCATATCAAGATTAAACTTGCTGATTTATGAGATCATGATAATGGCACGTGTAAATGCACCTTCATACTCTGCACTGTGCATGACAATGACCTTTGCTAATGGCTGTCCTGTGCTTTTAGCCCCTGGAGGATCGTGGACGACTGTGGGGGAGCCTTCACCATGGGCGCTATTGGAGGAGGAATATTTCAGGCAGTAAAAGGCTTCAGAAATTCACCCTCAGTAAGTTCAGTCATctagctttttattttattttatttaacctttatttagccaggcgaaacagattaagaacaaattcttattttcaactgtggcctgacgagaggcgaaaacctcttgagggaaaggagaggaaaataaataaataaataaaagttttaaaaagtgccaaggagtggagaaagcaacatgctaacagcctgagaaacagctgcattcttctttcagcaagtccgtgatcttggctttaaagGCCGACTTGGAGACGTAGGAGTGAAGTTGCAAGTATTTTTGTAGTTCATTCCAGGTTGTAGCTGCGGCAACATTAAACGAAGACAAACCAAGTGCAGAGAAACTCTTAGGGACATCCAACAAAATACGGTTAGCAGAGCGAGTGTTGTAAGCAGCAGCTTAACACTGTTCTTAACTCTATTGTCTCAATCAAACACAACAATTATGACCTCCTCATACAGATCATACTACATGCAGCATTTGCAATCGTTTTCCACCTGTTCAGAGCACCacactgttttgtttctgtcagAAGATTATTGACACAGTCAACTCAGAGGATATGCCATTGTTTTAGCAGTGTTGTTTTCTGATAACATGTACATGATTGTAACTGTACTAAATagtaaaaaaacactaaaatgtgcattaaagTCTAATTTAATTGAAGCACTTTCATTACAGTTTAAAACTTGCTTATTGAGaaggcatctttttttcttttctaaactCTAGTAGTGTGATTTCAGTGACACTACATTTTGGCCTTCATCAAAAATGCAGATATCTTGAACTCGCATGGAATTTCCATTGATCTGTGTATCGTGTTGCCCTCTTGTAGGGAATGAACCACAGAATGAGAGGT encodes the following:
- the lmod1b gene encoding leiomodin-1; translation: MSRRKVRGLTRTGRQVSEDPDLDNLLSTLSPEEVEELEKDMMKVPDIKPEDGKILAQGESQAAQQPISNNVRDVKQDGRRESDRKGKLSEREQSFEGETKKESRKQEYLRKMGLSQEGNDDVTAGLQRQTSVSSERDTKVDNRNSKGPESLKEERSRLSSRYSKQESRESDVKEETKEKHEDKIRDRRENRESTGSKTKDMISKLQERKDDGKDKKEDCRRRDESKTKDIISKLREKHEKDTGKEKERRSESFRTQGLVSKMLEKQSKESPAPQSKTEEKKPQAEEEKAEDKNKPDAKLERQPSERGEVQVKHDKAEKRTDREELVNHSDHVKEKEKKIGMEEKVEEKKEKEESNGKETEKLGNCVAKKSPNSKAKEEEEEDEDSSMFDELMEQVRSNDPTLTELNVNNSEVIKTKTLMEFAEALHKNSHVKKFAMANCRADDHVAYAIAGTLRSNKTITSINVDSNHLTGKGILSLIQALPHNCTLTELRFQNQRHICGGKTEMEMTKILKENTTLLKLGYHFELAGPRMTTTNILSRNMDRQRQKRLLEQKQAQANGEKKGALEVPKVGAGGSLRNSPRASPKPSPIPSPVPSPKLTPKRGAGGPAPPPPPPPPGCGPPPPPPPMLDVDSLRNSLTPVSQRKLDGKSPGGCKNSRDQLLDSIRGNNKKQLNKVPVPKWLQ